A window of the Roseburia sp. 831b genome harbors these coding sequences:
- a CDS encoding BMP family lipoprotein, producing the protein MKKKLLSLLLVAAMSATMVAGCGSSDSSNASDNTDTNNTVADTESASVTTKTEDGNAELALVIDVGTIDDKSFNQGSWEGVEKYGEENGISYNYYKSAEATTDSFQNTIELAIEGGAKVIVCPGYLFEEPIYNLQDQYPDVKFILIDGEPHDADYNYATADNTMAVLYQEDQAGFLAGYAAVKDGYTNLGFMGGMALPAVIRYGYGYLAGADYAAKEMDETVNVTYTYTGSFEATPEAQSMATSWYKAGTEVIFGCGGSVGNSVMSAAEASNGKVIGVDVDQSSESDTVITSAMKMLSNSVYDAITSAYDGSFPGGKTTTFDITNDGVGIAMDTAKFNNFTQEDYQAIYDKLVAGDITIDNDTEKDVKDLSFTNLNVNVVE; encoded by the coding sequence ATGAAAAAGAAATTATTGAGCTTACTTTTAGTAGCTGCTATGTCCGCTACTATGGTAGCAGGTTGTGGTTCTTCTGATTCATCTAATGCATCAGATAACACAGACACAAACAATACTGTTGCAGATACAGAATCTGCTTCTGTCACAACCAAAACAGAGGATGGAAATGCTGAGTTAGCATTGGTTATCGATGTAGGAACAATCGATGACAAATCTTTCAACCAGGGTTCTTGGGAAGGTGTTGAGAAATACGGTGAAGAGAATGGTATTTCTTACAACTATTACAAATCAGCAGAAGCAACAACAGATTCTTTCCAGAATACAATCGAATTAGCAATCGAAGGTGGCGCTAAAGTTATCGTTTGCCCGGGTTACTTATTCGAAGAGCCAATTTACAACTTACAGGATCAGTATCCAGATGTAAAATTCATCTTAATCGATGGTGAACCTCATGATGCAGATTACAACTACGCTACAGCAGACAACACAATGGCTGTTCTTTATCAGGAAGATCAGGCTGGTTTCTTAGCTGGTTACGCTGCAGTAAAAGATGGTTACACAAACCTTGGTTTCATGGGTGGTATGGCACTTCCAGCAGTTATCCGTTACGGATATGGATACCTTGCAGGAGCTGATTACGCTGCAAAAGAAATGGATGAAACTGTAAACGTTACTTACACATACACAGGATCTTTCGAAGCAACTCCAGAAGCTCAGTCTATGGCTACTAGCTGGTACAAAGCCGGAACAGAAGTAATCTTCGGTTGTGGTGGTTCTGTTGGTAACTCTGTAATGTCAGCTGCAGAAGCTTCTAACGGAAAAGTAATCGGTGTTGACGTAGATCAGTCTTCCGAATCTGATACAGTTATCACATCAGCTATGAAGATGTTATCCAACTCTGTATACGATGCAATCACATCTGCTTATGATGGATCTTTCCCAGGTGGAAAAACAACTACATTTGACATCACAAACGATGGTGTAGGTATTGCAATGGATACAGCTAAGTTCAACAACTTCACACAGGAAGATTATCAGGCAATCTACGACAAACTTGTTGCTGGCGATATCACAATTGATAACGATACAGAAAAAGACGTAAAAGATCTTTCATTTACAAATCTTAACGTTAACGTAGTAGAATAA
- a CDS encoding helix-turn-helix domain-containing protein: MDIGKRMKELRIQYGLTQQELADRSELTKGFISQLERNQNSPSVGTLLDIIQCLGTTPAEFFTDEEPEQIVFREEDYFEKKDEENKRTIEWIVPNAQKDAMEPVRLTLASGGRSEVYLPHEGEDFGYVLKGSVKVHYGGRSHTVRAGESFYFKAGKKHFIENTGTREAVLIWVTTPPSF; the protein is encoded by the coding sequence ATGGATATTGGAAAAAGAATGAAAGAACTTCGCATTCAGTATGGTCTGACGCAGCAGGAACTTGCAGACCGTTCAGAACTGACGAAGGGATTTATCTCACAGCTGGAACGAAATCAAAACTCCCCCTCCGTCGGGACACTGCTTGATATCATCCAGTGCCTTGGTACGACACCTGCCGAATTTTTTACAGACGAGGAGCCGGAACAGATTGTATTCCGGGAAGAAGATTATTTTGAAAAAAAGGATGAAGAGAATAAACGTACGATTGAATGGATTGTCCCCAATGCGCAAAAAGATGCCATGGAACCTGTCCGCCTTACCCTGGCTTCAGGAGGACGCTCTGAGGTTTATCTTCCACACGAGGGAGAGGATTTTGGTTATGTCTTAAAGGGTTCTGTCAAAGTTCACTATGGTGGCCGTTCCCACACGGTACGTGCCGGAGAATCTTTTTATTTTAAAGCCGGGAAAAAACATTTTATTGAAAATACCGGTACGAGGGAAGCCGTCTTAATCTGGGTTACGACCCCTCCTAGTTTTTAA
- a CDS encoding ABC transporter ATP-binding protein, with protein MNKKLINFVDITKSYGDHVVLDQLNLYIKENEFITLLGPSGCGKTTTLRILGGFETPDSGKVLFDGKDITALPPNERNLNTVFQKYALFPHMSIAENIAFGLKIKKKSKAYIQDKIKYALKLVNLDGFENRSIDSLSGGQQQRIAIARAIVNEPKVLLLDEPLGALDLKLRQDMQYELIRLKNELGITFVYVTHDQEEALTMSDDIVVMNQGYIQQIGSPEMIYNEPVNAFVADFIGDSNIINGTMIQDKVVEILGVKIPCVDEGFGQNKPVDVVIRPEDIEIVAPEDGFMEGDITSSIFKGVHYELEIMANGYEWLVHTTKLYEVGSHVGINVIPFNIQIMHKPESSDEKAVELDV; from the coding sequence ATGAACAAAAAATTAATTAATTTTGTAGATATCACAAAATCTTATGGGGATCATGTTGTATTGGATCAGTTAAATCTATATATTAAGGAAAACGAATTTATCACGCTTCTTGGTCCATCCGGATGCGGAAAAACCACAACGCTTCGTATCCTTGGCGGATTCGAGACACCGGACAGCGGAAAAGTTCTTTTCGATGGAAAAGATATTACTGCTCTCCCACCAAATGAGCGGAATCTAAACACTGTTTTCCAAAAATATGCCTTGTTTCCTCATATGTCAATTGCAGAAAACATTGCATTCGGTTTAAAAATCAAGAAAAAGAGCAAAGCTTATATCCAGGATAAAATCAAATATGCCTTAAAACTGGTAAACCTGGACGGTTTTGAAAACCGTTCCATCGATTCATTAAGTGGTGGTCAGCAGCAACGAATTGCCATTGCCCGCGCCATTGTAAACGAACCAAAGGTCCTTTTGCTGGATGAGCCGCTTGGCGCCCTTGATTTGAAGCTTAGACAGGATATGCAATATGAATTAATCCGTTTAAAAAACGAGCTTGGAATCACCTTTGTCTATGTCACACATGATCAGGAGGAAGCACTTACCATGTCAGACGATATCGTGGTTATGAACCAGGGTTATATCCAGCAGATTGGTTCTCCTGAAATGATTTACAACGAACCGGTCAATGCCTTTGTTGCCGACTTTATCGGGGATAGCAACATCATCAACGGAACGATGATTCAGGACAAAGTGGTAGAGATTCTCGGTGTCAAAATCCCATGTGTTGACGAAGGATTTGGTCAGAACAAACCGGTCGATGTTGTAATTCGTCCAGAAGATATTGAAATTGTTGCACCAGAAGACGGCTTTATGGAAGGTGATATTACCTCAAGCATCTTCAAAGGTGTCCACTATGAATTAGAGATTATGGCAAACGGATATGAATGGCTCGTTCATACGACAAAATTGTATGAAGTTGGTTCTCATGTCGGAATCAATGTCATCCCATTTAATATCCAGATTATGCATAAACCAGAATCCTCAGATGAAAAGGCGGTGGAATTGGATGTATAA
- a CDS encoding ABC transporter permease produces MYKKSLKTLGKQLLAGPYLLWIIGFTFLPLLMILYYAVTDASGAFTLSNLAAIADPVHVKSLLLSLKLGLISTVVCLVLSYPLAMILNTFHFKHQSFVVFIFILPMWMNFMLRILAWRLLLSNNGIVNLVLGAVGLNSIKILNTPTAVVFGMVYDFLPFMILPIYNSMARIKQDILDAAKDLGANNFIIFIKIILPLTLSGIISGIIMVFVPALTSFVISDLLGGGKVLLIGNVIEQEFMQGTNWYLGSGLSVVLMIFVIASMAIMNIFDKDGGGNAVW; encoded by the coding sequence ATGTATAAAAAATCTTTGAAAACATTAGGCAAACAGCTTTTAGCCGGTCCTTATCTTCTCTGGATTATCGGCTTTACCTTCCTGCCGCTCCTCATGATTTTGTATTATGCCGTGACCGATGCTAGCGGTGCTTTTACCTTAAGTAACCTGGCAGCCATCGCTGACCCTGTTCACGTGAAGTCCTTGCTGCTCTCCTTAAAGCTTGGACTAATCAGCACTGTGGTCTGTCTGGTACTCTCCTATCCGCTTGCAATGATTTTAAATACCTTTCATTTTAAGCATCAAAGCTTTGTTGTATTTATCTTCATTCTTCCAATGTGGATGAATTTCATGCTTCGAATCCTGGCATGGAGACTGCTGCTTTCCAACAACGGAATTGTCAACCTGGTTTTAGGCGCAGTCGGACTTAATTCCATCAAGATTTTAAACACTCCGACAGCCGTCGTATTTGGTATGGTCTACGACTTTTTACCTTTTATGATTCTTCCGATTTATAATTCCATGGCAAGAATCAAGCAGGACATTCTAGACGCTGCAAAGGATCTTGGCGCAAACAATTTTATTATTTTCATTAAGATTATCCTTCCGCTTACATTATCCGGAATCATCAGTGGTATCATTATGGTATTTGTACCGGCGCTTACCTCTTTTGTCATTTCCGATCTTTTAGGTGGCGGAAAAGTCTTATTGATTGGAAACGTCATCGAACAGGAGTTCATGCAGGGTACCAACTGGTATCTTGGCTCCGGCCTTTCGGTCGTCCTTATGATTTTTGTCATCGCAAGCATGGCGATTATGAATATTTTTGATAAAGATGGAGGTGGAAATGCCGTATGGTAA
- a CDS encoding ABC transporter permease: MVKKTISKLYMGLIFLFLYLPILVLVVLSFNNSKSRVKWGGFTLKWYLSCFQDETIMNALGMTLKITLSAAILSTIIGTLAAIGISAMKKRNKSIMLGATNIPLLNADIVTGISMMLLFVKFMNLGFTTVLLAHITFDIPYVILNVLPKMNQANKYTYEAARDLGATKLYAFAKITWPEIKSGVFSGFLMAVTMSLDDFSITFFTKGAGVNTLSTMLYTELRKGIRPELYALSTLLFLFAFLLLLCMNYRSGSFKRTAGTK, from the coding sequence ATGGTAAAGAAAACGATTTCGAAACTTTATATGGGACTTATTTTCTTATTCTTATACCTCCCGATTCTTGTACTTGTGGTTTTGTCCTTTAACAATTCCAAGTCACGTGTCAAATGGGGCGGTTTCACGTTAAAATGGTACCTCTCCTGCTTTCAGGATGAAACCATCATGAACGCACTCGGAATGACACTGAAAATCACACTTTCGGCTGCGATTTTATCTACCATCATCGGAACACTTGCCGCAATCGGTATCAGTGCGATGAAAAAAAGGAACAAATCCATCATGCTAGGGGCAACGAACATTCCCCTTTTAAATGCAGATATTGTAACCGGTATCTCCATGATGCTTTTATTTGTAAAATTTATGAACCTTGGATTTACCACCGTGCTTCTTGCGCACATTACCTTTGACATTCCGTATGTCATTTTAAATGTGCTGCCAAAAATGAACCAGGCAAACAAATACACCTATGAAGCTGCACGTGACCTTGGTGCCACGAAGCTTTACGCATTTGCCAAAATTACCTGGCCGGAAATCAAATCCGGGGTATTCTCCGGTTTTTTGATGGCAGTCACAATGTCCCTCGATGATTTTAGCATCACATTTTTCACAAAAGGCGCCGGTGTCAATACACTGTCAACCATGCTATACACAGAACTTCGAAAAGGAATCCGCCCGGAATTGTATGCACTTTCCACACTTTTGTTCCTGTTCGCATTTCTTTTGCTTTTGTGTATGAATTACCGTTCTGGAAGCTTTAAACGGACTGCTGGAACCAAATAA
- a CDS encoding ABC transporter substrate-binding protein, with translation MKKRILFLLPCVLAATFLSSCGNASKGQDSNTLVVLNYGKYIDEAVLDKFREETGIKVKLEEYESPEEMYTKYKAGSIAYDVICTSDYMVEKLINEGEVNKINFNRFTYYDNLDPEIIEASKTFDPDNSYSMPYFYGTLGILYNTTMVNEDEVDTWNVLWDDTYKDRIIMQNSVRDSFVPALRLLDYSINTTNEQELENALDLLIKQKPLVYAYYVDETGDEMAAGNAAMALVYSGEAAYAMELNEDLAYSVPKEGSNLWIDSWFIPKSCTNQENAEKFLDFLCREDIGMLNFDYVYYATPNTAVVENLDEETLSDTTIFPPSEILSNCVVYEQFDDETTSRYSYLWKKLKSE, from the coding sequence ATGAAAAAAAGAATTCTGTTTTTACTCCCTTGTGTGCTTGCAGCCACTTTTCTTTCTTCCTGCGGCAATGCCTCAAAGGGACAAGATTCAAATACACTTGTAGTTTTAAATTATGGAAAATACATCGATGAAGCTGTACTTGACAAATTCCGGGAAGAAACCGGAATCAAGGTAAAATTGGAAGAATATGAAAGTCCGGAGGAAATGTATACCAAATACAAAGCCGGCTCGATTGCTTACGATGTCATCTGTACTTCCGATTATATGGTTGAAAAACTAATTAACGAAGGGGAAGTCAACAAAATAAACTTTAATCGCTTCACATACTATGACAACCTGGACCCGGAAATCATTGAAGCATCCAAAACCTTTGACCCGGACAACTCCTATTCGATGCCTTACTTTTATGGAACACTTGGAATCCTCTACAACACAACCATGGTAAATGAGGATGAAGTCGACACCTGGAATGTACTGTGGGATGATACTTACAAAGACCGCATCATTATGCAAAATTCAGTCCGTGACTCCTTTGTTCCTGCGCTGCGGCTCCTTGACTATTCTATCAATACCACAAACGAGCAGGAACTGGAAAATGCGCTTGACCTTCTCATCAAACAAAAGCCTCTCGTCTACGCTTATTATGTCGATGAAACCGGTGACGAAATGGCTGCCGGAAACGCCGCCATGGCGCTCGTTTATTCCGGTGAAGCTGCGTACGCTATGGAGTTAAATGAGGACCTTGCTTACAGCGTACCAAAGGAAGGTTCTAATCTTTGGATTGACTCCTGGTTTATTCCAAAAAGCTGCACCAATCAGGAAAATGCAGAAAAATTCCTAGACTTCCTTTGCCGGGAGGACATCGGAATGTTAAACTTTGACTATGTTTATTATGCAACTCCAAATACAGCTGTCGTTGAAAATCTGGACGAGGAAACCCTATCCGACACCACGATTTTTCCGCCGAGCGAAATACTTTCAAACTGTGTCGTCTACGAACAGTTTGATGATGAGACAACCTCCCGTTATAGTTACCTTTGGAAAAAATTAAAATCAGAATAA
- a CDS encoding DUF5688 family protein has product MNYDEFKQTIKQTLELRLGEHTTLSIQEITKNNNTHFDGLTITQENLNISPTIYLNDYFSNYQNGVSLDDICDDILSVYRKNQPKRSIDISFFTDYNKIKHRIVFKLINFEKNKTLLEKVPHFRYLDLAIVFHCLIDSTENGSATILIYTHHLSYWSVTRDDLYDLAIQNTPRLLPYDLRNMTDVVKELLGAPDDMDALSLNTDCPYPMYVLTNTHKLHGSTCLLYENLLYQFATKLDADLFILPSSIHEVLLIPAFSHFSADELNAMVQEVNSTQLCADEILSDHVYFFSRKTKLLSIS; this is encoded by the coding sequence ATGAATTACGACGAATTTAAACAGACAATCAAGCAGACACTAGAACTGCGTCTTGGTGAACACACCACTCTTTCCATTCAGGAAATCACCAAAAACAATAACACCCACTTTGACGGTCTTACCATTACCCAGGAAAACCTCAACATTTCCCCGACCATCTACTTAAACGATTACTTTTCCAATTATCAAAACGGCGTATCGTTAGACGATATCTGTGATGATATTTTATCAGTCTACCGGAAGAACCAGCCCAAAAGAAGCATCGACATCTCCTTTTTTACAGACTATAACAAAATAAAGCACCGCATCGTTTTTAAGCTAATCAATTTCGAAAAAAATAAGACCCTGCTAGAAAAGGTGCCTCATTTCCGATACTTAGATCTCGCTATCGTCTTTCACTGTCTGATTGATTCAACGGAGAATGGAAGTGCTACAATTCTAATCTATACACACCATCTTTCCTATTGGAGCGTTACAAGAGATGACCTGTACGACCTGGCAATTCAGAACACACCACGCCTTTTGCCTTACGATTTACGCAACATGACGGATGTTGTAAAAGAACTGTTAGGTGCTCCTGATGATATGGACGCTCTCTCCTTGAATACAGATTGTCCCTACCCTATGTATGTTCTTACCAACACCCACAAACTCCACGGCTCTACCTGCCTGCTCTATGAAAACCTTCTGTATCAGTTTGCCACAAAGCTTGACGCAGACCTTTTTATTCTGCCCAGCAGCATCCATGAAGTGCTCTTAATTCCGGCATTTTCCCATTTCTCAGCCGATGAGCTAAATGCAATGGTACAGGAGGTCAACTCCACCCAGCTCTGTGCCGATGAAATTCTATCCGACCATGTCTATTTCTTTTCCAGAAAAACAAAACTCTTAAGTATTTCCTAA
- the glgA gene encoding glycogen synthase GlgA: protein MRRVLFAASEAIPYMKTGGLADVTGSLPGYFDKEEFDVRVIMPKYVCMNEEFRKQMRFLCHFYVNLGWRKQYAGIFEAKYKGITYYFVDNEYYFAGEQPYNHIHEDVEKFAYFSKAVLEALPYLDFCPDIIHCHDWQTGLIPVFLHTIYGDQNYYAGMKTVYTIHNMKFQGRWNLQAIMDVTGLPEQIFVPDKLESYGEANYLKGGIVYSDYVTTVSKTYAYEITTQQGGEGLDGLMNARKDDLFGITNGIDYEVYNPKKDVYLLQHFDEQNVVEGKAANKEQLQKELGLPLKKKTPLLGIVSRMTNQKGFDLVAYVMDQLMSIEDIQMVVLGTGEEQYENMFRYFEEKYPDKIKANIGYSEEMAHKIYASADLFLMPSLFEPCGLSQMMSMRYGTLPIVRETGGLKDTVTAYNEYEQTGNGFSFANYNAHEMLDTILYALEVYRHHKKEWVGLVKRAMREDNSWEASARKYEALYRELVDDNVKD, encoded by the coding sequence ATGAGAAGAGTATTGTTTGCGGCATCAGAGGCAATTCCTTATATGAAGACAGGAGGCCTTGCTGATGTAACCGGTTCTTTACCGGGATATTTTGACAAAGAGGAATTCGATGTTCGTGTGATTATGCCAAAATACGTCTGCATGAACGAAGAATTTCGAAAACAGATGCGTTTTCTCTGCCATTTCTATGTGAATCTTGGTTGGAGAAAGCAGTATGCAGGAATATTTGAAGCAAAATATAAAGGAATCACGTATTATTTTGTGGACAACGAATACTACTTTGCAGGAGAGCAGCCATACAACCACATTCATGAGGACGTGGAGAAGTTTGCTTATTTTTCCAAGGCGGTATTAGAAGCATTGCCATATCTGGATTTTTGTCCGGATATTATTCACTGTCATGACTGGCAGACCGGACTGATTCCAGTCTTTTTGCACACGATTTATGGTGACCAGAACTATTATGCAGGAATGAAGACGGTTTATACCATTCATAATATGAAGTTCCAAGGAAGATGGAATTTGCAGGCAATTATGGACGTGACAGGGCTTCCGGAACAGATTTTTGTGCCGGACAAGTTAGAATCCTACGGGGAAGCCAATTACTTAAAGGGTGGTATTGTCTATTCCGATTATGTGACCACGGTCAGTAAGACATACGCGTATGAGATTACAACCCAACAGGGCGGAGAAGGACTAGATGGTTTGATGAATGCCAGAAAGGACGATCTGTTTGGCATTACGAACGGAATCGATTATGAGGTTTATAATCCGAAAAAGGACGTTTATCTGTTACAGCATTTTGACGAACAGAATGTGGTAGAAGGAAAGGCTGCCAATAAAGAGCAGCTGCAAAAAGAGCTTGGCCTGCCACTTAAAAAGAAGACACCATTACTTGGGATCGTTTCCCGGATGACAAACCAGAAGGGATTTGATTTAGTTGCGTATGTGATGGACCAGCTGATGTCGATTGAGGACATTCAGATGGTGGTACTCGGGACCGGGGAGGAACAGTATGAGAATATGTTCCGTTATTTTGAAGAAAAATATCCGGATAAGATAAAGGCAAACATCGGGTATTCGGAGGAGATGGCGCATAAGATTTATGCATCCGCAGATTTGTTTTTAATGCCATCGTTATTTGAGCCATGTGGCTTAAGCCAGATGATGAGCATGCGCTATGGGACGCTTCCTATCGTGCGTGAGACGGGCGGATTAAAGGATACGGTGACAGCCTACAATGAATATGAGCAGACCGGAAATGGTTTCTCCTTTGCAAATTACAATGCACATGAGATGTTAGATACCATCTTATATGCACTTGAGGTTTACAGACACCACAAAAAGGAATGGGTTGGATTAGTAAAACGTGCGATGAGAGAAGACAATTCCTGGGAGGCATCCGCAAGAAAATACGAAGCGCTTTATCGTGAGTTGGTAGACGATAATGTGAAAGATTGA
- the spo0A gene encoding sporulation transcription factor Spo0A, whose translation MEKLNVAIADDNERMLRLLGDIIESDEELNVVGTAKDGEEAYNVIKTKEPDVVLLDIVMPKLDGLGVLDKVNRDKTLKKHPTFIMISAIGQEKITEDAFHLGADYYIMKPFDNDMVIDRIKYVKNHVNVKNMENRKVNAYEKALEAEEHNLEADVTEIIHEIGVPAHIKGYQYLRDAIIMSVNDMEMLNSITKILYPTIAKKYQTTPSRVERAIRHAIEVAWSRGKMDTIDEMFGYTIHNGKGKPTNSEFIALITDRIRLEYKMYD comes from the coding sequence ATGGAGAAACTGAATGTTGCAATTGCGGACGATAATGAGAGAATGCTTCGTTTATTAGGAGATATTATCGAAAGCGATGAGGAATTGAACGTAGTAGGTACTGCAAAAGATGGAGAAGAAGCGTACAATGTGATAAAAACAAAAGAACCGGATGTGGTCTTGTTAGATATTGTCATGCCGAAATTAGACGGACTCGGCGTGCTTGACAAGGTAAATCGCGATAAAACATTAAAAAAACACCCGACATTTATTATGATTAGTGCGATTGGACAGGAGAAAATCACAGAGGATGCGTTCCATCTTGGCGCGGATTATTATATTATGAAACCCTTTGACAATGATATGGTGATTGACCGCATTAAATATGTCAAAAACCATGTGAATGTAAAAAATATGGAGAACCGTAAGGTAAACGCATACGAAAAGGCACTGGAGGCAGAGGAACATAATCTGGAGGCGGATGTCACAGAGATTATACATGAGATTGGAGTGCCGGCACATATCAAAGGATACCAGTATTTAAGAGATGCGATTATCATGTCGGTAAATGACATGGAAATGTTAAATTCCATCACCAAGATTTTATATCCGACTATCGCAAAAAAATACCAGACAACGCCAAGCCGTGTGGAGCGTGCAATCCGCCATGCAATTGAGGTGGCATGGAGCAGAGGCAAGATGGATACCATTGATGAGATGTTCGGTTATACCATCCACAATGGAAAAGGAAAGCCGACGAACTCTGAGTTTATTGCACTGATTACGGACCGGATCAGACTGGAATATAAAATGTATGATTAA
- a CDS encoding MBOAT family O-acyltransferase — MTFASFSFLLFFLIVLGFLGLLDLLTRKREKLYQIISQYFLLLASYFFYGWWDKRFCLLLLFVTVSAYVCALAMEKWKRFQRLFLGCGIVIPLLVLAYFKYYNFFVSSFCEAFGIENAYALTIILPVGISFYTFQAISYMIDVSRKEIPVMKNFVKFALYIAFFPQLVAGPIVKAKEFLPQLEQTRKITLRRLNDGVQIFLFGLFKKVVLADNLSVFVDDVFRVPTAYSTVSVWLAVISYSIQIYCDFSGYSDMAVGCAKCIGYDLPRNFNVPYLSKNVSEFWKRWHISLSSWLQQYLYIPLGGNRKGTFRTYLNLLLTMVLGGLWHGASWTFVAWGTLHGLALCVHKCFKKMVPGKQKSIPVTVLSIAGTYLFVAICWIFFRAESFTKAMLVLQQMIPGHVGITKYFSFSIFAIIVVVLASAIAIFSSKRKKIRLDGFYPILDLSKFWSLVIIWIVAGLIIGLGYVEGSPFIYFAF, encoded by the coding sequence ATGACATTTGCTAGTTTTTCGTTTTTACTTTTTTTCCTTATCGTATTAGGATTTTTAGGACTTTTAGATTTGCTGACAAGAAAAAGGGAGAAGTTATATCAGATAATTTCGCAGTATTTTTTACTTCTTGCCAGCTACTTTTTCTATGGATGGTGGGATAAGAGATTTTGTCTTTTGCTGTTATTTGTGACGGTATCGGCTTACGTCTGTGCCCTTGCAATGGAAAAGTGGAAACGGTTCCAACGTTTGTTTTTGGGATGTGGAATCGTGATTCCGTTACTTGTTCTGGCATATTTTAAATATTATAACTTTTTTGTATCGTCGTTTTGTGAGGCGTTTGGAATTGAGAACGCCTATGCGCTTACCATTATTTTACCGGTTGGAATTTCTTTTTATACGTTTCAGGCAATCAGCTACATGATAGACGTCTCAAGAAAAGAGATTCCGGTCATGAAGAATTTTGTGAAGTTTGCACTTTATATCGCATTCTTCCCACAGCTTGTGGCAGGACCGATTGTAAAAGCAAAAGAATTTCTGCCGCAGTTAGAGCAGACCAGAAAAATAACACTGCGCCGTTTAAATGACGGTGTTCAGATTTTCTTATTTGGATTGTTTAAAAAGGTTGTGCTTGCAGATAACCTGTCCGTTTTTGTGGATGATGTTTTTCGTGTGCCAACAGCGTATAGCACTGTATCCGTCTGGCTTGCGGTGATATCCTATTCGATTCAGATTTACTGTGACTTTTCGGGATATTCGGATATGGCAGTCGGATGTGCGAAGTGCATTGGATATGACCTGCCACGTAACTTTAATGTTCCATATCTTTCAAAGAATGTGAGTGAATTTTGGAAAAGATGGCACATTAGTTTATCCAGCTGGCTGCAGCAGTACCTGTATATTCCACTTGGTGGAAACCGGAAAGGAACATTCCGTACCTATCTGAACCTGTTACTGACGATGGTATTAGGCGGACTCTGGCATGGTGCAAGCTGGACATTTGTGGCATGGGGAACGCTTCACGGCCTGGCACTTTGCGTACATAAATGCTTCAAAAAAATGGTTCCGGGGAAACAAAAATCGATTCCGGTTACCGTTCTTTCCATAGCAGGAACCTATCTTTTTGTAGCAATCTGTTGGATTTTCTTCCGCGCAGAAAGCTTTACAAAGGCGATGCTGGTGTTACAGCAGATGATTCCGGGGCATGTGGGAATTACCAAATACTTCTCCTTTAGCATTTTTGCAATTATCGTTGTTGTGTTAGCGAGTGCTATCGCAATTTTTTCAAGTAAAAGAAAAAAAATACGTCTTGACGGTTTTTACCCAATTTTAGACCTTTCCAAATTCTGGTCACTGGTTATTATCTGGATTGTGGCAGGTCTGATTATTGGATTAGGATATGTGGAGGGCAGTCCATTTATCTATTTTGCATTTTAG